From Thermus albus, one genomic window encodes:
- a CDS encoding thioredoxin family protein, whose protein sequence is MLQYPELPLESPLIDAELPDPRGGRYRLSQFQEPFLAVIFMCNHCPYVKGSIKEIVALAEKYRGQVAFVGINPNDYERYPDDAPDKMVEFAKEHGIFFPYLLDETQEVAKAYKALRTPEVFLFDQNRLLRYHGRVNDNPKFPDQVQSHDLETAIEALLRGEEPPLKEAPALGCTIKWRPGNEPEVKIG, encoded by the coding sequence ATGCTGCAGTATCCTGAACTGCCCCTAGAAAGCCCGCTGATTGATGCCGAGCTTCCCGATCCCAGGGGTGGACGCTATCGGCTTTCCCAGTTCCAAGAGCCCTTCTTGGCCGTTATCTTCATGTGCAACCACTGCCCCTACGTCAAGGGCTCCATCAAGGAGATCGTGGCCCTAGCGGAGAAGTACCGGGGCCAGGTGGCCTTCGTGGGCATCAACCCCAACGACTACGAGCGTTATCCCGATGATGCCCCGGACAAGATGGTGGAGTTCGCCAAGGAGCACGGCATCTTCTTCCCTTATCTCCTGGATGAAACCCAGGAAGTGGCCAAGGCCTACAAGGCCTTGCGCACCCCCGAGGTCTTCCTCTTTGACCAAAACCGCCTTCTCCGCTACCATGGCCGGGTCAACGACAATCCCAAGTTTCCCGACCAGGTGCAAAGCCACGATCTGGAAACGGCCATAGAAGCCCTGCTCCGAGGTGAAGAACCCCCCCTCAAGGAGGCCCCCGCCCTGGGGTGCACCATCAAGTGGCGGCCCGGCAACGAACCTGAGGTCAAAATCGGCTAA